In Plasmodium vivax chromosome 14, whole genome shotgun sequence, the genomic window ttcttttcacATGTGGCCCTCAAGCAGTTCTGCATAAGTACGCACATatgagcgttttttttgcgtgcgTTGGGGGAGGGGGTATACATCAtccttatatataaaaatatactcagATGTATATCTATATGTGCCGCAGTGGTACATAGGCTATGTATGCATCTTACTCgttatttccttttaataAATTCAGGGTTTTCCTATAAAGCAAGGACATTATTGCTTCCtcgtttcttcttctcttgAGGGGTTAGTTAATCAAGTTTtggcatatattttatacaaaagTGAAAGTGGCAACGCatttttgactttttttttgtttcttaatttatataaaaagtacTGAATTGGGCggggtgataaaaaaaaaaacaaaaaaaaaacaaagattCCCTAAATTAGGTGAAAAATACGATTTAATGCTTAATTACTATAAAATGACCTCCACTGTGAATAGttagtaaataataaaaattaacaaaactccagaaatggaaagaaaaaatgctttaAGATGAAAATGTGTTTGCTTTGTGCGTACATATTGCTGCAGTCGTGAGGTCATCACATCCTGTACACTCATTGTTGCGTGTTCACGTATACTACGTACggatgaaaataaaagcacaaaaaaaaaaaatataatactcTGTTTAagcgtatgcatatgttcGCGCGTGtaatgtatgtatgtatgtgttcACATCGGCGAGCGCATGAAAAATTCCAACAAGTGTATGGAGTAGGGCGATTTCGCAATGTATATGCaattggccaaaaaaaagaaacggatGGCGGCAgttggaagaggaaaaaaaggtgaaaaaatgaaaaaggaaaaaataaaaaaaaaaaaagaaaaaagataaaaatgaaaaagaaaaaacgaaaaagcaaaaacgaaaaagcaaaaacgaataagcaaaaaagaaaaaaacgcgttCAAGCAAATTCCACGTTAACTGCTCAACTAAGGTTAGACAGTTTACTTTCTAGAAATTAACTATTTCTGGTTTTTCAGTCGAGCATTATGCTTCCGCCcgtgcaaaatgaaaaaaatgggtgaTGTGGGCTTTATACACAATTAAGCATATTCGAAAAGTGGCACATATTTCTGGCTTAAGTGGGTGAGCTGAAAAAATCTTCCAAAAAATGGTCACCACgtttgtatgtatatattaaacaCGCGGAAGAAAATCCCCTAATATGTGCTCCTCAGTggtaatgaaaaaattatacgaACGATTAAtgctgggaaaaaaaaaaaaaaatacactacATCAAATGTTGTAGGAAGGAAAACACCGCCAAAGGCAACAGCCTacgtgaaaaaattaactttgCGTAGTGGTAGAGTATGGTAAGaacgttctttttttttttgaaatttaaGAGAACCAGTAAACGACATGTTAGTACCCCTTTGAGGTGGAGAAGGCTCGATGGGAGTGACCATACCTGTTAGAAGCTGAACAAAACGGAGCGTCTTAAATAGCCCCACCGCCACCACACCAGGGTGGTACGTACCCCTTTAAACTGCGTTACTACCGCATTAGATAATCCgacaaaatgtgcatataagCGGAATAACCCCCGTTTAGCTGCCTCCCCGTTTGCAGTAAAATGTACGCAAATACGCGTGTGTAAAGATTCCCCACCGGGGTGAGCATTCGCCTCTTTCTCAGGCGCACAAATCCGGGAAGTACAAATGTAGAACTGGGTGCACGTCATTCCCACAAATCATAAATTGtgagttaaaaaagaaaacacttACAAAGCTCTAACTTTCAGTTTTATTACAAGTAAAAGGGGAGCTGGTGTGTGTCATCCAAACGTATGCGCATATGCACGCTCGCATAATCGCAAGGGAGGagacaattttgtaaaaatgcaactcgtttgaagaaaaaacagaggCATAGCAACAACAACGATAGCAGCTACGACAAGAGCTGCAACAACGACAAGCATGTCACGCAGCAGCTACACCAGCGAGGGGGTAAGCACAACTGGTGTAAATGCGCACCATAGCTtagtttgaaaaaaaaaaaaaaaaaagacatgtTCACCGTTTACCGCCCGAATGAATGGCTAAATTTAAGTTCGTAGACACACGCGTCGTGTACATATTTCTGATGGCGCAAAGGTAGAGAGACGGGTGAAGGGCACCATTGATGCCTCCACATGGCACCGGTTATGCCTTCATCTGGAGACAGTGATACCTTTATCTGGTCGAGTGGTACCTCCATCTGGTCGAGTGACACCTACGCCTCTATCTGGCACCAGTTAAAACCCACAATTTTCATATCATTCATCTGTATGACGTTGTAAGCCGACTGGCAGTTGTTAAATTTAACTCTGGTAATGTAATGCTCGCCTCGGTAGAGAGGCACCCCGGTAACGTTGCCcttattttcctccttcactaACGAAAGGATGAAAGAGATTCTGTGGAGGCCGGTTCCTTTCTTAATAGACGGGCCTACATAGGGCAATAAGGtaatacaatttttatcCGTCCCTTTTACTAGCTCCTTGGATTTAATCCCAGACACAGCCCAGTGAACGTAATCTCTTCCATCTGGTCTTCTTCTGGAGGGGAAGTCCGGGTCAAtcataaacaaaatatagcAATAATCCTCTGGGGGTTCttctgaaaattttatattcctaGGGACACTTCCGGTGCCAGCCAAATCTAATATGTTCCCATGATTTACCTCCTTTCCTGATTTAAAACTTATGTACATGTCTACAGTCAAGTCCACATTTTCATCCGGAAAAACGTGggggataattttttcccttttcagtTCCTCTATGGTGGGCGGCCCTCCCATGTTCGCTCCTCGACGGTATCGTCGtctgtacgtacgtatgtatgtttaGGTGTCTGTCTGTGGGGGCGTCCTTTTCCGCTCTTGCGCTGGTGTACTCTTACCGCTCCTGTTCGATTATGAGGAAGACTTTCACAAATGCGCAtggaattgcaaaatggctaaGCGCCTCTACTTTGTAGGCCACTGTGCGTGGGGGGTTAAAGCATACCGGTTTGCCTCACGAATTGTAAAAGTTCAAAAAGGAGCGTGGTGTGCGCtcatatacaaataaatacatttatacacatttttttttctttataaaatatgtactgtgtgtaaaaattgcgcaaaggaggacaacaaaaaattttacttcaTCTTTATTGCATCTTTTCACATAACATTTGTTGTGTTTCAAAcatgatgggaaaaaaaaaaaaaaaaaagacctgTCGGGCGGACGAACCCCTTTGTGTGCATGTAACACCTATTTAttcagtttattttttcaccgtTTTGCTGCTTACCTTTTTATGGAGCTTAAAAGGACGCATGTAGGAACTCCCCCAAACAAACGGCAGAGTATCAGCAGTACAGAAAAATGCCCTTTAAATCCATTTGCACATCGGTATATATGTTACTACGCCTGTTTCTACACAACTTAATGAGCAAATTGCAACAATTCTGATTTGTATAGTCCCCTGTGTAGACATTTTTTAGGTACCAATTTGTGTGCTTCTTAagatggcattttttttcccccccgggaAGAAAGCTTCCTCTGagtgatcatttttttgcataattatGTGAACAGCTCACCGTACAGAAAAAGcctatttcttttctttttttttttttccttcactaTATTTTGCATGCGCTAcatattgttaatttttttttcaagtcataattttttattttcaatttttctctCGAACTCCCGTCAAATTTATTTGCTGATGGTACATTTGGCTTAAGCTAGAAGTAAACATATGATTGTTGTAACAACTGTTCGTGCGCGTGGATGTGTGTAGGGGTGTGAAATAGTCACCGTCATGGACGGACGTTCGCTTGTCCAAGTGCGAgcatatgcatgtgtaaGTGGGCATATGtgctaatatatatatgtatatatatgtgcacacatgtggacctccttttttgtgaaaatttttCCTCACGTgaacccctttttgctgctcgCGACGCGGGGCAgtttcataaaaaagtacGCTCATCGCTAGGGTTGTAATGCACACTTAGACTTCTATACATGTGGAGTAGGCGTCACTCGTCTATTTCTCACTTGTCGAATGGCTCCTCCTTCGTAACGCTTAGCTACCCCATATGAAGGTCGGTCCTGACGTGGACCCTATTCCTTAGGGGCGCACAAACGCTATAATATTTTGTCCCCCTCCAATCTGTAATCCTTTTTAAACAGAAAATGATCtcatcccttttttaaagcacgtacgtacatatacacacatgtaaTTTAAGAATATGCAAGAAATACaaaacgtattttttttcttttcttttcgaAAGCAGTTATACACGTAACTAATTGTGCAATTTTGCTTATCATTCTAACTTGATTTGTgagttaaatttatttttatttctcccctcccccgaTAATCGTTCACAAGAACAAAAGGAACATGTGCGTATGGGATCGTCCTATCAAGTacgtgggaaaaaattaatacatgAAAGACAGctaccctttttaaaatttacccTCTCCCCAGTTAgttaacatttataaatgtgACGTTCGTTTGAGCCACGCGCGAATTGTGTGCCTTTTGAGTGTATTTACCTGGAGCTacacaaattggaaaaacaCGAAATATTGGAAAAATCAGAAAAAcacgaaaaattgaaaaaagtAGACACGAAAAAGCAAGCGGATGGGCAGTAGAGCGGCCGGAGCCACGAACCAAGCAGAAGCCACAAGTACACGTATATGCACTCCCCATATGATTCGCCATATCCCAAAATGAATGATGATTTGGAAGCCCTAGTTAGTAAACCGTCCAAggaggaaaatgaagaatgcTTAAACGTGCGCCTATACATAAtacaaattttgtttatcttTATTGTGTGCTTcgtgatttttattttttttttcatattatttttcctagGAGTTTTTTAACCACGCCGTGTGGCCCGACTGCCCAATTGAGCACTTCTAATTTTGTCGACATATTTGGACGTTGCAACACGagaattgtaaaaagaataactcttttgaaatttttttttttttttttttgcttgaaTGGAATTTTTTACGATAAcgtgatttaaaaaaaatgcacttttaaaaaagggtcCTCAGTAtggttcagaaaaaaaagacgtcATTACGTTGGCGAGATAAAAAGTGTGAAGATATATTCACCGATGCAATGGACCTCATTTCACAAATTACGAAAGTCAGATTTGGTACCTGTGTGCATATTCTCATGCGACAGAAAGTGGCTAAACAATTTTGCACATTCGGATATAAACGTattgttgtaaaaaaaaaagttgaacAGGAAATTTACAAAGTGGAAAATTAGGCAGTGCACAGATAAAATGAATGcctcgattttttttttttttagaatttGTAACCATTAGCCATTTCGCCTAGTTCTAGCGTACACCATGAGAAGGAATATTTCGAGGCGAATAatatcccccctttttcccatttttatatcGAATAAACGAATCTTTTAATTAACAGCAGTaacgtatatatatgatttacCCAAACGTGACCTTATTgaggtacaaaaaaaaaaaaaaaaaaaggatgctAAATGTACACGCATAAAATCGCTTCAATTtgcaaatgaacaaaatgacATGCGTATAGTATaaacagggggaaaaaaggcgcaTCAAAATtgagaataaattttttggaattttttacaaaattgtgatAGTTGaaagattttttttgcatcctttAACTTCACAGCATCACATGAACAGGATTtttggggaggaagaaaaaaaaaatcgcttgGGATATACTACACAAAATTGGCATATCTCAGGTTatgtggaattttttttcttcccaattTGGAGCCTACTTTTTGTGCATATTCTTCCTATGTGGATGTGACGTTGCGTATATCGTATACGTCGCAATTTTCAGCCACGAGTTTGAAGGCCCCCCACTGCGACAGACATTTCTCACATGAGGATGTCAAAATTGTTTGGAAGGTAAGCTAACCCAGTTATACTTTGCCTTCTTCGAAATGAAACACATTTGCGTAAACGAAGTTTCAGTTCTTTAAGAAGGTGGGGTAATAATGttaaatgtgcaaaatgagcGCATTTTATCACTCTGcagatttatatttatagcTTCTTTTCCgcttacttttttttttttttaactttgctGTATGAGCGCTTGTATGTAGGGCCATTCGTACGTGACCGCCAAGCACGCTGCTCCTATTTGGATGTACCTACGTTTTTGGAGGCGCGCGAGGGGCCCTTATAACTTTGAGCTCCCCACCCGAATGGACAAATTACGTGAACATttttgatttaatttttcccctcgcaAGGCAGGAAATTTACCTAGGCAGAAATTCATCTGTGAAGAAGCTCATCTGTGAAGTTCATCTGAGGAGAAGTTCATCTGCGGAGAAAATCACCCCTGAAAAAATACCCATCTGCAGAAAGTCGCCCCTGTAATGCAAACCAGGTGGCTGGGAAATGCCCCCAGTGTTGCCAACGTCTGGAATGCTTCCAATACCGCAAGTGCCATTTTTCCAGGTGCCCAGTTGTGTAGCTCATTTGGGTTTATCCTCCCTAACTTGAAAATAGCGCTCCTGTTTAGAGAGATCGGCTCAAAGGGGCACAAACTTGGGGTAAAACAATACGTGTCAGCGGGCTTACGAAGACACACGCGTCAAACAAGGTAAGCACATTTTTGCGCGCCCGACCAAGGGAATACCCAAAGATGAGCTCCCTCAAAGCCATAATCGCCCCCTCGGTACTCGCGTCGAACATAAGCAAGCTAGCGGAAGAAACGCAGCGAATGGAAGAATTGGGGGCAGAATGGATACACCTGGACGTAATGGACATGCACTTTGTCCCCAACCTGTCATTCGGCCCACCCGTCATTAACGATTTAAAGAAGTACACaaaaggtattttttttgacgtCCATTTGATGGTGGAAAATCCCGAGAAGTACGTCGACTCGCTGAAAACGTCTGACCAATTGaccttccattttgaagcCCTAAATGAAGACACAGACAAGTGTATAAAACTAGCACAACAAATACGGGACAGCAATAGATGGTGCGGAATTTCTATTAAGCCCAAAACAGATGTAGAGAAAATTGTACCCCTGCTAGACACCAATTTGATAAACACCGTTTTGGTGATGACGGTAGAACCAGGCTTCGGAGGACAGTCATTTATGCATGACATGATGAGCAAGGTTGCCTTTCttcgaaaaaaatacaaagatTTAAATATTCAAGTAGACGGAGGATTGAACATAGAAACGACGGAGATATCTGCATCCCACGGAGCAAATGTTATCGTTGCGGGGACGAGTATTTTTAAGGCGGATAACCCCAAGTTTGTTATCGATACTATGAGGGAATCTGTGcgtaaatatttacaaaactAGAGATTTTGCTCTGCCCCAAAACGGGTACAATTAATGGGGACCTACGCGTTTGTATTGTTGCCcattcgtttgtttgtttttttttttttggcaaaatggTAACTTCGGGGTGGAGTTTTCCGCTCATTTAGGGGCCCATTTTGCGGTCCATCtatgtccctttttttttccgtacTACGTTTTATGCGCCATTTGCCCAACACCCATTTGCGATACCCCTAATGGGAATAAACTCCCCTTCCATCGCCTCATTTTACCGTAAAGTTTCATGAAATAAGCGCTCAGAGAACGCCTCTGCTTTATCCTCCATTGCGTAAGTGTATATTTAAAGGTACAAAATTTGTTgggaaatacattttaacaTTCAAATGTAAAAGGTAAACCGCGCATTCAACATGTATGGCATCGAAAAGCATGTCGCAATGGGGATAGACCGGGACGCGGCCAtgttgaaaaaaagagaaaaaaaagaaaaaaaaaagaaaaagaaaagaaaagatatgCTCAACAAGTACAATGACGAAATGGAGGTGTCTAATGATATCATAGACGGTGTGCATTGTAGTAGCGCCCACCGAGGCgttcaaaaaaggggctaaGAATTGGGGCTCCACGCACAGCCCCCGCTGAGGATCAAGGGAGTCGCTGGAAACAAGGCTTAACATGGAAgtcgaaatgaaaaaggggaaaacgtAAAACTGAAATTGAAATTAAAACTGAAAATAAAACTGAAAATAAAACTGAAAATAAAActgaaattaaaattaacattaaacATAAACTTAAAATTAATGTTAAAGCGCAGCGACGAAATGAActagggaaggaaaaaatacaacattCACAACAGcctttgccttttcgcttcttttttttttttcatcaatgAATTgcgtaaaaaagaattactaTTAAAGAAATAACACTACGTAAAAATGGGGTGCTGCTTCAAGTCATGCATTTTAACACACCTGGGCGTTGGACTACAACGCAGTTGCCTAGACGCACGTGTGCACGCATGAGTGGCTGTCCATCCCATGGGCGAACGGCCGTGCGTTCAACTTAACACCCATGTGCATACATCCAGTTGGAGAAGCGGGGAAAACATCAGCTAGGCGCATCGTACACATCGTGCGCATTGTACGAATCGTGCGCATCGTGCGCGTTGTACGTATTTGCATACGCctttgggatttttttttttttttttttagcaaagCCTCAATTAAAATTAACCCGCGCGGTATTCCCCGCATGGTTTACCGCACTAGGCATGCAATGAGCACATTCATCAATTAGCCAGTTGTTGGTAGCTGCTCAACAAGGTGCAGTCATTTCCTTACCGCttttacaataaaatgtaatcCGCCTCTGTTCCCCAcagggaaaaggaagcacGTCTTGCTGTTCCTTCTCAGTGGTCGATTCGCCTGCATGGCGTGTACATACGCGTGGTTTTATTCATCTCTCCCCTTTTATCCTATGCACTTGGGTTCACTCTCCCACTAGCGGTTCCCCTGAACCACCGTCACATATCAATATGATgtggaaggaaaacaaaattctTGTCTATGTTTGCTTGATAATTCCTTACGTGAAATTTGTTCTTATACATATCTGCCTCTTCGTTCGGCTCGAAATGACTATGGGGGAATCTCTGCATCTGTTCTGCATTTTGAGGGAGAAGGTAGAATGGCTTATTTTTACCGAATTTATTTCTCCTGCTGTTGCCATTTCCGTTGTTTGCAGTGGTGACGTTGCATAGGGGGTTAACATTGTTGAGGGGGTTAAGCCCGCTAACGCTGCTGATCCCGCCAAGGTTGTTGAGGGCGCTGACGCTGCTAATCCCGCCAAGATTGTTGAAGCTGTTGACGCTGCTAATCCCGCTACTGGCAAGGTTCCCATTATTGCCATAGTTGTTGGGCCCATAGTTGGTGGAGCCATAGTTGCCGACACCGCAGTTGCCGACGCCGTAGCTGCCGACGCTGTAGCTGCCGACGCTGTAGCTGCCGGCACCGGGGGTGGCACCACTGGCATTCCCCACACCCTTACTACTGTTGCTCATCTTCCTGCTCTTTTTGAAGTTTTTCGTATTTTGCTTCAGCATTTCGTTCAGCAGCTGCGCGTTTACATCATCGGGGTTGCGCAGGACGTGCAAAAGGATATTCAACTTTTCCATGTTGTTTTTCACcagcttcttccacttcttggCGGATATTAAGACATGGTCTGGGTGATGACAAAAGGCGCATTCATCTCCGTTAAGGCATTTATTCCCattgtacacatgtgcacaggGTTTACATACTCTTTGTTCATGGTCCAAATTTTGAGAACActttttgtaatatttaaACAATTTCTGGACGGACTGATTTTTCGATAGGCACTTGGTTGTGTTGAGATTACTAGAGTCACAAGAATTCATAATGATATgctcattaaatatatttcccgtgttatttttatttgcattgaAGTCATCCAGCACGTCGttcgtttttattaaattcattttgGTGAAGGAACTGGAAATGTCAGAACTATCAAGTGCATCGAAAGCACATGTCTTGATGCTATCATGTGGGGATACTATATTAGTGTCTTCAAAAAAGTTGTATTccttatttatatttttttgtattcctGCATGGCCCCCTATGGTGTACCTCCTTCCCTTGGTAGAACaataaatgatattattatCCGGCGAAATGGAAATGCAAGCCTGCTCATTTAAcgttccatttttattttccgcgtatatatatatattgttattattaaaaatgatattatttcttatgtCATTTTCGTCACTATATTTTGGAGGTAAAGTCCTAAAATATTTGAACACGGAGTAGTCCATATCTTGTACATTTTCTTCGATATTTTCCAATTCTGAAAATCTTTTATTTACAAcatattttacctttttggTTGAGTAATCTGCGTAATTGGACAACGTCCTGCAGATATCGCTATTCATTTCGGagcccattttttcttcgttttcttGTTTCAAATGAAGTAGGGAGTCGTAGATGGTCTCTTTCTGGTGTAAGAATATATCAAGTGCACtgttgtatttttcttcGCTCATTCTATGACAACTTTGCTTAATGTTTTTATTGgaaaatgtgcatttttccgCGGGTGTCACtaggttcatttttttttttttttc contains:
- a CDS encoding phosphatidylethanolamine-binding protein, putative (encoded by transcript PVX_123630A), with protein sequence MGGPPTIEELKREKIIPHVFPDENVDLTVDMYISFKSGKEVNHGNILDLAGTGSVPRNIKFSEEPPEDYCYILFMIDPDFPSRRRPDGRDYVHWAVSGIKSKELVKGTDKNCITLLPYVGPSIKKGTGLHRISFILSLVKEENKGNVTGVPLYRGEHYITRVKFNNCQSAYNVIQMNDMKIVGFNWCQIEA
- a CDS encoding D-ribulose-5-phosphate 3-epimerase, putative (encoded by transcript PVX_123635A), which codes for MSSLKAIIAPSVLASNISKLAEETQRMEELGAEWIHLDVMDMHFVPNLSFGPPVINDLKKYTKGIFFDVHLMVENPEKYVDSLKTSDQLTFHFEALNEDTDKCIKLAQQIRDSNRWCGISIKPKTDVEKIVPLLDTNLINTVLVMTVEPGFGGQSFMHDMMSKVAFLRKKYKDLNIQVDGGLNIETTEISASHGANVIVAGTSIFKADNPKFVIDTMRESVRKYLQN
- a CDS encoding hypothetical protein, conserved (encoded by transcript PVX_123640A) produces the protein MNLVTPAEKCTFSNKNIKQSCHRMSEEKYNSALDIFLHQKETIYDSLLHLKQENEEKMGSEMNSDICRTLSNYADYSTKKVKYVVNKRFSELENIEENVQDMDYSVFKYFRTLPPKYSDENDIRNNIIFNNNNIYIYAENKNGTLNEQACISISPDNNIIYCSTKGRRYTIGGHAGIQKNINKEYNFFEDTNIVSPHDSIKTCAFDALDSSDISSSFTKMNLIKTNDVLDDFNANKNNTGNIFNEHIIMNSCDSSNLNTTKCLSKNQSVQKLFKYYKKCSQNLDHEQRVCKPCAHVYNGNKCLNGDECAFCHHPDHVLISAKKWKKLVKNNMEKLNILLHVLRNPDDVNAQLLNEMLKQNTKNFKKSRKMSNSSKGVGNASGATPGAGSYSVGSYSVGSYGVGNCGVGNYGSTNYGPNNYGNNGNLASSGISSVNSFNNLGGISSVSALNNLGGISSVSGLNPLNNVNPLCNVTTANNGNGNSRRNKFGKNKPFYLLPQNAEQMQRFPHSHFEPNEEADMYKNKFHVRNYQANIDKNFVFLPHHIDM